One genomic window of Nicotiana sylvestris chromosome 10, ASM39365v2, whole genome shotgun sequence includes the following:
- the LOC104217173 gene encoding TORTIFOLIA1-like protein 4, translated as MALQRQPSDLKNRVNTCLNRLSDRDTLTVATNELESIARNLNSEGFGAFLTCISNTDSSDKSPVRRQCVRLIGVLSASHGDALSPHLGKMLSSVLRRLRDPDSAVRSACVEAVSSIASEITQPPFSSILKPLIDAIMHEQDNNSQIGASLCLAAAIEASPDPEPAELKKLLLKLLKLVKNDSFKAKSALLSLIGSIVSVGGASSKNVLNSLVPITVEFLSSDDWTVRKAAAETLGRLAVAERELLSELKAFCITSLDNRRFDKVKVVREMMNRALEWWKEVASTSDDGSQSKFAPKDCGSGACSPTPSKSSSDTARETPHRKKATRPSKSPASSSSSSITSQKNNSIRFRRTKSNVISSCKLDLRKSPDAKLKRTVSLASSLEVDDEDEQKSQNPRVQESADTVSCSSSNSEVKSTLFNKPPDGKFHRYGNSRSSSRVVPLCEDYNYNMDVPDGNINEDALLSHKEYENFCSISKQLVQIENQQSSLLNLLQGFIGSSRNGMSSLEKRVNGLERLLDEMQHDLGITTGRISNTDFTGSTCFMLPRAEFLSPKFWRSSEGQNSISRISFSTGSQNTTMYSQPETDATTKMLNQENLMGQKQNKNLSSLNHMGVTQNERNLSLHSNSNRRKERIARDGESAGFCHVGRLTGASFANCIQQQT; from the exons ATGGCGCTGCAGAGACAGCCTAGTGATCTCAAAAACAGAGTCAATACTTGCCTCAATAGATTATCCGACCGTGATACTCTCACTGTTGCGACGAATGAGCTTGAGTCAATAGCTCGAAATCTTAACAGCGAAGGTTTTGGTGCATTTTTAACTTGTATTTCGAACACGGACTCTTCCGATAAATCTCCGGTGCGCCGGCAATGTGTTCGGCTTATCGGCGTACTCTCGGCTTCTCACGGCGACGCGCTTTCGCCGCATCTCGGGAAAATGCTTTCCTCTGTCCTCCGGCGACTTCGTGACCCTGACTCTGCAGTTCGCTCGGCCTGTGTAGAAGCTGTTTCGTCAATTGCGTCGGAAATTACTCAACCTCCGTTTTCGTCTATTTTGAAGCCGTTAATAGACGCTATTATGCACGAACAGGATAATAACTCGCAGATCGGAGCTTCGCTGTGCCTCGCGGCAGCAATTGAAGCATCACCTGATCCGGAGCCGGCAGAGCTGAAGAAACTGCTGCTGAAGCTCTTGAAATTGGTGAAGAACGATAGCTTTAAAGCGAAATCAGCGTTGCTGTCGCTCATTGGTAGTATTGTGAGTGTTGGTGGTGCTTCGAGTAAAAATGTGTTGAATAGCTTGGTTCCGATTACCGTTGAGTTTCTGAGTAGTGATGATTGGACTGTGCGGAAAGCCGCGGCGGAGACATTAGGAAGATTGGCTGTGGCCGAGAGAGAGTTGTTATCAGAGTTGAAGGCTTTCTGCATCACGTCATTGGACAACAGAAGATTCGATAAG GTGAAGGTTGTGAGAGAGATGATGAATCGGGCGTTAGAATGGTGGAAGGAGGTTGCAAGTACTTCAGATGATGGATCACAATCCAAGTTTGCACCAAAAG ATTGTGGTAGTGGTGCCTGTTCTCCAACCCCTTCCAAAAGTTCAAGTGATACAGCCAGAGAGACCCCTCATCGGAAGAAAGCAACCCGCCCAAGCAAGTCACCTGCATCCAGTAGTTCTTCCTCTATCACCTCCCAGAAGAACAATTCTATTAGGTTCCGCCGCACAAAATCAAATGTCATAAGCTCCTGTAAGCTGGATTTAAGAAAATCCCCTGATGCAAAATTGAAACGGACTGTTTCCCTGGCTTCTTCATTGGAGGTGGATGATGAAGATGAACAGAAGAGTCAAAATCCTAGAGTTCAAGAGTCAGCAGATACAGTTAGTTGTAGCAGTTCAAACTCAGAAGTAAAGTCAACTCTATTTAACAAACCTCCTGATGGAAAGTTCCATAGGTATGGTAATTCACGGTCAAGTTCTCGGGTTGTTCCACTGTGTGAGGATTACAATTATAATATGGATGTACCTGATGGAAATATCAATGAAGATGCACTCCTGAGTCATAAAGAGTATGAAAATTTCTGTTCTATCAGCAAACAGCTTGTTCAGATTGAAAACCAACAGTCCAGTTTGTTGAACCTCCTCCAG GGATTTATCGGCAGCTCACGAAATGGAATGAGTTCATTAGAGAAACGTGTAAATGGTTTGGAGAGATTACTTGATGAAATGCAGCACGATTTGGGAATAACAACAGGGAGGATTTCAAATACCGATTTTACAGGAAGTACATGTTTCATGCTCCCTCGTGCAGAATTTTTGAGTCCTAAATTTTGGAGAAGTTCAGAAGGGCAAAACTCAATTTCAAGAATATCTTTCTCCACTGGAAGCCAGAATACCACCATGTATAGTCAGCCAGAAACAGATGCTACCACCAAGATGTTGAACCAGGAAAATTTGATGGGCCAAAAGCAGAATAAGAATTTATCTTCTCTGAACCATATGGGTGTCACTCAGAACGAACGCAACTTATCATTACATTCCAACTCCaatagaagaaaagagagaatagCTCGAGATGGTGAAAGTGCAGGTTTTTGTCATGTTGGTAGGCTTACCGGGGCTTCATTTGCAAATTGCATACAGCAGCAAACTTGA